One segment of Candidatus Eremiobacteraceae bacterium DNA contains the following:
- a CDS encoding type II secretion system F family protein, translating into MPSFAYQAKDASGKTVNGVIEAENERVLRSKLREMNYYVTGITQKGGGVLNADLNSVIGKFRGVGEQSLVVFSRQFATMINAGLAMVRCLDVLSVQTEDAQLKPILIAIRRDVEGGSTLANAL; encoded by the coding sequence ATGCCTAGTTTCGCATATCAAGCGAAAGACGCATCGGGAAAAACCGTCAACGGCGTCATCGAAGCGGAGAACGAACGCGTTCTGCGGTCCAAGCTCCGCGAGATGAACTACTACGTCACCGGCATCACCCAAAAGGGCGGCGGTGTTCTTAACGCCGACCTGAATTCCGTCATCGGGAAGTTCCGGGGCGTCGGCGAGCAGTCGCTCGTCGTCTTCTCGCGCCAATTCGCGACGATGATCAATGCCGGCCTCGCCATGGTCCGCTGCCTCGACGTCCTGAGCGTACAGACTGAAGATGCGCAACTCAAGCCCATCCTCATCGCGATCCGTCGCGATGTGGAAGGCGGCTCGACGCTCGCCAACGCCCTCG
- a CDS encoding glycosyltransferase 87 family protein — MNLRASGLIAIMAVVALAGSALVWVIAQHSVPAAGSGHDAYYLLGLAQPMPVVQLAAGWQVLGAIWAVILLICVLGARLTNIAACENGGGPMWIIAGLAIAGLALTFFSVQLSIDPYYYVAYGRLYGVFGINPYDLAAPIQVADETMSRLYALLHNPPFGDPYGPGFTIFAGAIAKLESALDVRTQLWTWRAIGLAAAIVTAFGLARMLRKLDAPQRTRRLAAYAFHPVILFEAGIGGHNDLLMVAPAVWAFALVDEYPLVAGLLIGASIAVKYVALVALPFLVIRAAKSNRMAGILLTCLAVALPWLCSRPFTFGSAAAHSAAAIGSSLMMSLNWLAALPFIRGGESGAPIASWLPVLPYLGLITWPRAIQFALLAAFAAVFAVSVARYARRQSASDLSRPVAALIWIMPALHPWYLVWIAPFAARRGAWGVYAGWFAALGLLGYAHEGVVPSPANDVLFVIAAIAILVLPIVAARVLPRWSPEGLHPGPDVPIE, encoded by the coding sequence ATGAATCTGCGCGCGTCGGGTCTCATCGCCATCATGGCGGTCGTCGCTCTCGCAGGCTCCGCGCTCGTGTGGGTGATCGCGCAACATTCCGTACCGGCGGCAGGCAGCGGCCACGACGCCTACTATCTGCTGGGTTTGGCGCAGCCCATGCCCGTCGTGCAGCTCGCGGCCGGATGGCAGGTGCTCGGCGCGATCTGGGCGGTCATCCTGCTCATATGCGTTCTCGGCGCGCGGCTGACCAACATCGCAGCCTGCGAAAATGGCGGCGGACCGATGTGGATCATCGCCGGACTCGCGATCGCCGGACTTGCGCTCACATTTTTTTCCGTGCAGCTTTCGATCGATCCGTACTACTACGTCGCATACGGGCGCCTCTACGGTGTCTTCGGCATCAATCCGTACGACCTCGCCGCGCCGATTCAGGTGGCAGACGAGACGATGTCGCGGCTCTACGCGCTGCTGCACAATCCGCCGTTTGGCGATCCGTACGGGCCAGGATTCACGATATTCGCGGGCGCCATCGCCAAATTGGAGTCGGCCCTCGACGTGCGCACACAGTTGTGGACGTGGCGGGCCATCGGACTTGCCGCCGCGATAGTCACCGCGTTCGGCCTCGCGCGCATGCTGCGCAAACTTGACGCGCCGCAACGCACGCGCCGGCTCGCCGCGTATGCGTTCCATCCCGTCATTCTGTTCGAGGCGGGCATCGGCGGGCACAACGATCTGTTGATGGTCGCTCCCGCGGTGTGGGCGTTCGCACTGGTCGACGAATATCCGTTGGTCGCCGGATTGTTGATCGGCGCATCGATCGCGGTGAAGTACGTAGCGTTGGTCGCACTGCCGTTTCTCGTGATCCGCGCCGCGAAATCCAACCGGATGGCCGGAATCTTGCTGACCTGTCTAGCCGTCGCGCTGCCGTGGCTATGCTCGCGCCCCTTCACATTCGGGTCTGCTGCCGCGCACAGTGCGGCGGCGATCGGCAGTTCGCTCATGATGTCGCTCAACTGGCTCGCAGCATTGCCGTTCATACGCGGCGGTGAATCCGGCGCGCCGATCGCGTCATGGCTGCCGGTTCTGCCATACCTCGGGCTCATCACGTGGCCGCGCGCGATACAGTTCGCATTGCTCGCCGCGTTCGCTGCTGTCTTCGCGGTGTCGGTCGCGCGATACGCCCGCAGACAATCCGCGTCTGACCTGAGTAGACCGGTCGCTGCGCTGATCTGGATCATGCCCGCTTTGCATCCTTGGTATCTCGTATGGATCGCGCCGTTTGCCGCCCGACGCGGCGCGTGGGGAGTATACGCCGGATGGTTCGCGGCGCTTGGACTGCTTGGATACGCGCACGAGGGCGTAGTCCCATCGCCTGCTAATGATGTGCTGTTCGTCATCGCGGCGATCGCCATACTTGTGCTCCCGATCGTTGCGGCTCGAGTGCTGCCACGATGGTCGCCCGAGGGGTTACATCCGGGACCTGATGTGCCGATAGAATAG
- a CDS encoding type IV pilus twitching motility protein PilT codes for MATNVTDLLGVRMDELMRVTIERGASDLHMCVGLPPMLRIDGRLTPTEFPKLNPDEMKKLVYSILTDSQKERFEKNLELDFSHGLKGFGRFRINAFKQRGVIGSVLRAIPSTVPPLSSLNLPPVMADLVARPHGLILVTGPTGSGKSTALASMVDVINQTMARHILTMEDPIEYLHYHKMSMVNQREIGHDSYSFANALRAALREDPDVVMVGEMRDMDTIATTLTIAETGHLVFATLHTSDAAQTIDRIVDVFPSHQQQQIRVQMASVIEAVVCLRLLPHASGVGRVPAAEVMIATPAIRNLIRENKTHQIHNAIVTSRIMHMQTFDMSLRDLVRKHMITAEEALNASMHPEELRKLIEGV; via the coding sequence ATGGCAACAAATGTAACCGACCTGCTCGGCGTCCGCATGGACGAATTGATGCGCGTCACTATCGAACGAGGCGCATCAGATCTGCACATGTGCGTGGGGTTGCCACCGATGCTGCGCATCGACGGTCGTCTCACACCCACGGAGTTCCCGAAACTCAATCCCGACGAGATGAAGAAGCTCGTCTATAGCATTTTGACCGATTCGCAGAAAGAGCGCTTCGAGAAGAATCTCGAGCTCGACTTCTCGCACGGGTTGAAAGGCTTCGGACGTTTCCGTATCAATGCGTTCAAGCAGCGGGGCGTCATCGGCTCCGTGTTGCGCGCGATCCCGTCCACCGTCCCTCCTCTTTCCAGTTTGAATCTGCCGCCCGTCATGGCCGACCTCGTGGCCAGACCGCACGGGCTCATACTCGTGACCGGGCCCACCGGTTCGGGTAAGTCCACCGCCCTCGCGTCCATGGTCGACGTCATCAATCAAACGATGGCGCGTCACATCCTGACCATGGAAGATCCGATCGAGTATCTGCACTACCACAAGATGTCCATGGTGAACCAGCGCGAGATCGGACACGACTCCTACAGCTTCGCCAATGCCCTGCGCGCCGCGCTCCGTGAGGATCCCGACGTCGTGATGGTCGGCGAAATGCGCGACATGGACACCATCGCCACCACGTTGACCATCGCCGAGACCGGCCACTTGGTCTTCGCCACCCTGCACACGTCCGACGCCGCTCAGACCATCGACCGCATCGTCGACGTGTTCCCCTCACACCAACAACAACAGATCCGCGTACAGATGGCCTCGGTCATCGAGGCCGTCGTCTGTCTGCGGCTCCTCCCGCATGCATCCGGCGTCGGCCGGGTGCCCGCAGCCGAGGTCATGATCGCCACCCCGGCCATCCGCAACCTCATTCGCGAGAACAAGACCCACCAGATCCACAACGCGATCGTCACGAGCCGCATCATGCACATGCAGACATTTGACATGTCGCTGCGCGATCTCGTGCGCAAACATATGATCACCGCTGAAGAGGCATTGAACGCCTCGATGCATCCCGAAGAGCTGCGGAAGCTCATCGAGGGAGTGTAA